A genome region from Alistipes dispar includes the following:
- a CDS encoding B12-binding domain-containing radical SAM protein yields the protein MGNEGQKTKKQVILGWAPPANVYMPSPAMSVLKAYLQNFGYNVRIEYWNLYLRKLQNEFMWSDGTLADEGAEHLLLYYNYLAIKHKDTCAYNRLKVLLKAIKPQYINMSPNFWDEHMHQYAQKFEDLLNEIIDKYDFDKILYFGLEVNLYQWVCSSIIAEKIKEKNPSAVIVVGGIGTKEAAIAYLQNFAQFDIAMWGEGEIPLLHLTEKISEDKTDELSSIGNIAYRVNGEILTSRIPNMEFADLSSKALRPDYSDFFDKMDCYGVPKQYALLSFENSRSCHWKKCHFCYLNMGYKFRKKDIAVTLDEIADSVKKYGIYRIQFLDNDLIDNDFARFDAFLDGLMEIREQYPRLSIDLGEIISHGVNARIVKKMALAGFNHVQIGYESPSDNLLRKIDKKNTFSSNLLFIKFAYKYRIHVNGANVLRGLIEETEDDIIESIDNLHFLRFFYAENFFKHNISQLAVIKSSPYYNKIKDELPYRWAENPMSMLLPRNYLQAETKIILLEHLKLSQNLLWDKFIEIEHYYKSQHYSYLFVSYDDKAIYKEYCNGTLINELEFDTHSTEWNVLQKANEEVISLAELAKECHIEEKSLIPIIDGLFAERLIFHSSDYSEIVSVVDISTSK from the coding sequence ATGGGGAATGAAGGACAGAAAACTAAAAAGCAAGTCATTTTAGGATGGGCGCCACCCGCAAATGTTTATATGCCTTCGCCGGCTATGTCGGTGTTAAAAGCCTATCTCCAAAATTTCGGATACAATGTCCGCATCGAATATTGGAACCTTTATTTGCGGAAGCTCCAGAACGAATTTATGTGGAGTGACGGTACTTTGGCAGATGAAGGAGCCGAACATCTGTTGCTGTACTACAATTATTTGGCGATCAAACATAAAGACACTTGTGCATATAATCGACTGAAAGTTTTGCTGAAGGCTATCAAACCTCAGTATATCAATATGTCTCCTAATTTTTGGGATGAACATATGCATCAATATGCTCAAAAGTTCGAAGATCTGTTGAATGAAATCATAGATAAATACGATTTCGACAAAATTCTGTATTTCGGGCTGGAGGTAAATTTGTATCAATGGGTTTGTTCGAGTATTATCGCAGAAAAAATCAAAGAGAAAAATCCATCTGCAGTAATCGTTGTCGGAGGCATCGGCACCAAAGAAGCGGCGATTGCCTATTTGCAAAATTTCGCACAATTCGATATCGCTATGTGGGGCGAAGGCGAGATTCCGCTGCTTCATTTGACTGAGAAAATTTCCGAGGATAAAACGGATGAATTATCCTCGATAGGCAACATAGCGTACAGGGTAAACGGCGAAATTCTGACATCCCGAATACCTAATATGGAGTTCGCCGATTTATCGTCTAAAGCCCTCCGGCCGGATTATTCCGATTTTTTCGATAAGATGGACTGCTATGGTGTTCCCAAGCAATATGCATTGTTATCTTTTGAAAACAGTAGAAGCTGCCATTGGAAGAAATGTCATTTCTGCTACTTAAACATGGGTTATAAATTCCGGAAAAAAGATATAGCCGTCACATTGGATGAAATCGCCGATTCGGTTAAGAAGTACGGAATCTACAGAATTCAGTTTTTGGATAATGATCTTATCGACAATGACTTTGCTCGCTTCGACGCTTTCCTTGACGGACTGATGGAAATCAGAGAGCAGTATCCTCGATTATCCATCGATTTAGGTGAAATCATATCGCACGGAGTCAATGCACGGATTGTAAAGAAGATGGCTTTGGCTGGATTCAATCATGTGCAAATCGGATATGAATCTCCTTCAGACAATCTTTTACGAAAGATCGACAAGAAAAATACATTTTCCAGTAATCTCTTATTCATCAAGTTCGCTTATAAGTACAGAATTCATGTAAACGGAGCGAACGTTTTACGGGGCTTGATAGAAGAAACGGAAGACGATATAATCGAGAGCATTGACAATCTGCATTTTTTAAGGTTCTTTTATGCCGAAAACTTTTTCAAGCATAACATATCTCAATTAGCTGTAATCAAGTCCAGTCCATATTATAACAAGATAAAGGACGAATTGCCATACCGATGGGCTGAAAATCCGATGTCTATGCTTCTGCCACGAAATTACTTGCAGGCCGAGACCAAGATCATCCTTCTTGAACATCTGAAATTATCTCAGAATTTATTGTGGGATAAATTTATAGAAATCGAACATTATTATAAAAGCCAGCATTATTCCTATCTTTTCGTTTCCTACGATGATAAGGCTATATATAAAGAATACTGCAATGGAACACTGATAAATGAGTTGGAATTCGATACGCATTCGACGGAGTGGAACGTATTGCAAAAAGCCAATGAGGAAGTCATTTCACTCGCTGAATTGGCCAAAGAATGCCATATCGAGGAAAAGAGTCTCATTCCCATTATAGATGGGTTGTTTGCGGAAAGGCTGATTTTCCATAGCAGCGATTATTCGGAAATTGTTTCTGTCGTCGATATATCCACTTCAAAATGA
- a CDS encoding aspartyl protease family protein, translating to MVIRKIIGLLFAVLPVQIGAAQENPYDNAIGEAISRSDWFETRARYEQSADSLSDYMRLFSGALLDHNFNNPAGAVEKIQHMYDEYNAQMGGNFFSLFWMMSDNLAKLGHFKAAHDICTSLLAQGRDYMDEGTRTAFETNAVLFGLKSQWPRMGISDADANYDIPFGVEDEQIKFTAVRGMQRIGAMLDSGGQMTIIDKQLASQLELPMSADSIRFNETRCPLALLDTLRLGTAVFVHVPCVVLPLGDTGVTDCGLILGNDILQLFPEIELDYELRKLHLRSRTVSSPDAPRNLMLNKVPYIRVELDGIPATMVWDTGASKSSVEPEFHEAHRDRLPPLQAHGRKRGKTATGYSPVLEYAILPQMELTIGDKTGVMTNLYVIEDMPHSQLMGIPFDGTLGVLPPAEFKQLTINFQEMYFVVN from the coding sequence ATGGTTATTCGTAAAATCATCGGTCTGCTGTTCGCAGTCCTTCCGGTGCAAATCGGGGCCGCCCAAGAAAACCCGTATGACAATGCAATCGGAGAGGCTATCTCCCGAAGCGACTGGTTCGAAACGAGAGCCCGTTATGAACAGAGTGCCGACAGCCTGAGCGATTACATGCGGCTGTTCTCGGGGGCGCTGCTCGACCATAATTTCAACAATCCGGCGGGCGCCGTCGAGAAAATCCAGCACATGTACGATGAGTACAACGCCCAAATGGGCGGCAACTTTTTCTCATTGTTCTGGATGATGTCCGACAATCTGGCGAAACTCGGACACTTCAAAGCTGCCCACGATATTTGTACGAGCTTGCTTGCGCAAGGCCGGGACTATATGGACGAGGGGACGCGGACTGCTTTCGAGACCAATGCCGTCCTTTTCGGGCTGAAATCCCAGTGGCCCCGTATGGGTATATCGGATGCCGACGCGAATTACGACATACCGTTCGGCGTCGAAGACGAACAAATCAAATTCACGGCCGTCCGCGGCATGCAACGAATCGGAGCGATGCTCGACTCCGGAGGTCAGATGACGATCATCGATAAACAGTTGGCATCTCAGTTGGAATTGCCCATGTCGGCGGATTCGATCCGATTCAACGAAACGCGGTGTCCTCTCGCATTGCTCGACACTCTGCGATTGGGAACAGCCGTGTTCGTCCATGTTCCGTGCGTGGTTCTGCCGCTCGGAGATACGGGCGTTACGGATTGCGGTCTTATTCTCGGAAACGACATATTGCAACTCTTCCCCGAAATCGAACTGGACTACGAACTTCGGAAATTGCATTTGAGATCCCGGACAGTCTCTTCGCCCGATGCTCCCCGGAACCTGATGCTCAACAAAGTGCCTTACATTCGGGTCGAACTGGACGGAATCCCCGCAACGATGGTTTGGGATACGGGAGCCTCGAAATCGTCCGTCGAACCGGAATTCCATGAGGCGCATCGCGACCGGCTTCCGCCGTTGCAGGCACACGGACGCAAACGCGGGAAAACCGCGACCGGATACAGCCCGGTACTCGAATACGCCATACTGCCGCAAATGGAACTGACAATCGGGGATAAAACGGGTGTGATGACTAACCTGTATGTGATCGAAGATATGCCCCATTCCCAGTTGATGGGAATACCCTTCGACGGAACATTGGGTGTACTGCCTCCCGCTGAATTCAAACAATTGACGATCAACTTTCAGGAAATGTATTTTGTCGTAAATTGA
- a CDS encoding ATP-binding protein, translating to MDTLIRTFRTRLQNTPTEYVRDIHDKILWESRLVAILGARGVGKSTLVLQHIKLHEDAAATLYVSADDLYFSTHTLVELAGQFYREGGKALYIDEIHKYKNWSTEIKNIYDTYATLRVGYTGSSILDLEKGGADLSRRKLEYRLPGLSFREYLAIGKGIRIPAHTLEQVVQNKIDFPYAEHRPVALFKEYLKEGYYPYFQESGYYLRLLSVINQVVDNDIPAFAEMTTSTAQKLKKLLYIVAQSVPFKPNYSKLARDLNINRNMVADLMVYLEKAQLINILRDDTHGISALGKVDKIYLNNTNLAYALSDTTPDVGNVRETVFLSLLAPAQTITSSSVADFRIGGLTFEVGGRNKTQKQIRDIGNAYLVKDDIEYGHRNTIPLWAFGLTY from the coding sequence ATGGATACTTTGATAAGAACCTTCCGGACGCGGCTTCAGAACACGCCGACCGAATATGTGCGCGACATTCACGACAAGATTTTGTGGGAGAGCCGCCTTGTGGCTATCCTCGGAGCGCGGGGCGTCGGCAAATCGACCCTCGTATTGCAGCACATCAAGCTGCACGAAGATGCGGCGGCCACGCTTTACGTGTCGGCCGACGACCTCTATTTCTCGACGCATACGCTCGTGGAGCTGGCCGGACAGTTCTATCGGGAGGGTGGCAAGGCGCTCTATATCGACGAGATACACAAATATAAGAACTGGTCCACCGAGATCAAGAACATCTACGACACCTATGCGACGCTGCGCGTGGGCTATACGGGTTCGTCCATCCTCGATCTGGAGAAGGGCGGGGCCGACCTGAGCCGCCGCAAGCTGGAATACCGCCTGCCGGGGCTCTCGTTCCGGGAATACCTGGCTATCGGCAAGGGCATCCGTATTCCCGCCCATACGCTCGAACAGGTCGTACAGAACAAGATCGACTTCCCCTATGCGGAACACCGTCCCGTGGCGCTGTTCAAGGAGTACCTGAAGGAGGGCTACTATCCCTATTTTCAGGAGAGCGGTTACTACCTCCGGTTGCTAAGCGTCATCAATCAGGTAGTAGATAACGACATTCCCGCGTTTGCCGAGATGACGACCTCCACGGCTCAGAAGCTCAAAAAGCTGCTTTATATCGTCGCGCAGAGCGTTCCTTTCAAGCCCAATTACTCGAAGCTGGCCCGCGACCTGAACATCAACCGCAACATGGTGGCCGATCTGATGGTTTATCTGGAAAAGGCGCAACTTATCAATATTTTGCGCGACGACACGCATGGGATCAGCGCGCTGGGCAAGGTGGACAAGATATACCTGAACAACACCAACCTCGCCTACGCCCTCTCGGACACGACGCCCGACGTGGGCAACGTCCGCGAAACGGTATTCCTTTCGTTGTTGGCTCCGGCGCAGACCATAACTTCTTCTTCGGTGGCCGACTTCCGGATCGGCGGGCTCACGTTCGAGGTGGGCGGCCGCAACAAGACGCAGAAGCAGATCCGCGACATCGGGAACGCCTACCTCGTGAAGGATGACATCGAGTACGGGCACCGCAACACGATACCCCTCTGGGCATTCGGACTGACCTACTGA